In Jatrophihabitans sp., the following proteins share a genomic window:
- a CDS encoding flagellar motor protein: MDPALIIGVVLAIVAIVGAVTLEGGSIGAIFMMPPMILVFGGTIGAAIAGAVMRDVSSMPKQLVRAITAKTVKPDDAVETLVRLAGRARREGLLALESEAADVEDEFLRRGLQLAIDGTDAEEVAIILSTEVDTKRGIDRAAAKLFADMGGYAPTIGIIGTVLGLVKVLGHLASPEHLGAEIASAFVATLWGVMSANVFFLPLANRLKRVSESECEQMEVVIEGILAIQAGSNPRLVEQKLQSLLPRANREPERDVA, from the coding sequence ATGGACCCCGCCCTGATCATCGGAGTGGTGCTGGCGATCGTCGCGATCGTCGGCGCGGTCACCCTGGAAGGCGGCAGCATCGGCGCCATCTTCATGATGCCCCCGATGATCCTGGTCTTCGGTGGCACCATCGGCGCGGCCATCGCCGGGGCCGTGATGCGCGATGTCAGCTCGATGCCCAAGCAGCTGGTCCGCGCGATCACCGCCAAGACCGTGAAACCTGACGACGCGGTGGAGACGCTGGTCCGGCTGGCCGGCCGGGCCCGTCGCGAGGGGCTGCTGGCCCTGGAATCGGAAGCCGCCGACGTCGAGGACGAGTTCCTGCGCCGTGGCCTGCAGCTGGCCATCGACGGCACCGACGCCGAAGAGGTCGCGATCATCCTCAGCACCGAGGTCGACACCAAGCGCGGCATCGACCGGGCAGCGGCCAAGCTGTTCGCCGACATGGGCGGCTACGCCCCGACCATCGGCATCATCGGAACGGTGCTGGGGCTGGTCAAGGTGCTGGGCCACCTCGCCTCGCCGGAGCACCTGGGCGCTGAGATCGCCAGCGCGTTCGTGGCCACCCTGTGGGGCGTGATGAGCGCCAACGTGTTCTTCCTCCCGCTGGCCAACCGTCTCAAGCGGGTCAGTGAGTCCGAGTGCGAGCAGATGGAAGTGGTCATCGAGGGCATCCTGGCGATCCAGGCGGGCTCGAACCCGCGCCTTGTCGAGCAGAAGCTGCAGAGCCTGCTGCCCCGGGCCAATCGTGAGCCCGAACGCGACGTCGCATGA
- a CDS encoding flagellar motor protein MotB, with the protein MSAGRAAGGRRRGSSHAEEHEDSERWMVTYADMLTLLLVLFIVLYAISQVNTSKFAQLKSSLASAFDNGQPSILSGGSGIVGGNAAGEKSDPMEQIFTPPKQRDKAAAASTQDRQAAQRETDEFKKIEAAIKASLHKHGLDGHAQFSINERGLVVTVVTDELVFSGNSAVLEAVGTKILGAVAPPLRPVDNQIQVDGHTNQQNVSTAPYLSGWELSSARASSVVRHLVASGKISPRRLSAAGFSDQRPLLAASDPRSITRNRRVEIVVLSKLPAGVRTAPVLGQPITGKPAPGQPVKPAPGQPVKPATGHG; encoded by the coding sequence GTGAGCGCCGGGCGTGCGGCCGGCGGTCGCCGCCGCGGCTCCAGCCACGCCGAGGAGCACGAGGACAGCGAACGCTGGATGGTCACCTACGCCGACATGCTCACCCTGCTGCTCGTGCTGTTCATCGTGCTGTACGCGATCTCGCAGGTGAACACCTCGAAGTTCGCCCAGCTCAAGTCCAGCCTGGCCTCGGCTTTCGACAACGGCCAGCCCTCGATCCTCAGTGGCGGCAGCGGAATCGTCGGCGGCAACGCCGCCGGCGAGAAGTCCGACCCGATGGAGCAGATCTTCACGCCGCCCAAGCAGCGCGATAAGGCAGCCGCGGCCTCGACCCAGGATCGCCAGGCCGCCCAGCGCGAGACGGACGAGTTCAAGAAGATCGAAGCGGCCATCAAGGCCTCGCTGCACAAGCACGGCCTGGACGGCCACGCCCAGTTCAGCATCAACGAGCGCGGCCTGGTGGTCACGGTGGTGACCGATGAGCTGGTGTTCTCCGGAAACAGCGCGGTGCTGGAGGCCGTGGGCACCAAGATCCTGGGGGCGGTGGCGCCGCCGCTGCGGCCCGTCGACAACCAGATCCAGGTCGATGGCCACACCAACCAGCAGAACGTCAGCACCGCTCCCTATCTCAGCGGATGGGAGCTCTCCTCGGCCCGGGCCTCGTCGGTGGTGCGCCACCTGGTGGCCAGCGGCAAGATCTCGCCGCGCCGGTTGAGCGCGGCCGGGTTTTCCGACCAGCGGCCGCTGCTGGCTGCCAGCGACCCGCGCTCGATCACCCGCAACCGGCGGGTGGAGATCGTGGTGCTGTCCAAGCTGCCCGCCGGCGTCCGCACCGCACCCGTGCTCGGGCAGCCGATCACCGGCAAACCGGCGCCCGGCCAGCCGGTCAAACCCGCGCCCGGTCAGCCGGTCAAACCCGCTACCGGCCATGGCTGA
- a CDS encoding flagellar basal body-associated FliL family protein yields MTITTDRPDRIANDVGSKASKAGAGEAGKGKAKGQGQGQGKDKKKSKKKIIVLAVLFLVLGALAKFTVLAPSPADPHAKPLPGHVVPMEEMTLNLAGGHYLRIKLALLTVHGAPEELDTAEAAQAVIEQFSDRTTAELTGEAARHKAKVALLAKLQKIYPEQLMDVIYTEYYMQ; encoded by the coding sequence ATGACCATCACCACTGACCGGCCCGACCGGATAGCCAACGACGTCGGGTCCAAGGCGTCCAAGGCCGGCGCCGGCGAGGCCGGCAAGGGCAAGGCGAAGGGCCAGGGCCAGGGCCAGGGCAAGGACAAGAAGAAGTCCAAGAAGAAGATCATCGTGCTGGCCGTGCTGTTCCTGGTGCTCGGCGCCCTGGCGAAGTTCACCGTGCTGGCGCCTTCGCCGGCCGATCCTCATGCCAAGCCGCTGCCGGGTCACGTGGTGCCGATGGAGGAGATGACGCTCAATCTCGCGGGCGGGCACTACCTGCGCATCAAGCTGGCGCTGCTGACCGTGCACGGAGCCCCCGAAGAACTCGACACCGCCGAAGCCGCTCAGGCGGTGATCGAGCAGTTCAGCGATCGCACCACCGCCGAACTGACCGGTGAGGCTGCGCGGCACAAGGCCAAGGTGGCGCTGCTGGCCAAGCTGCAGAAGATCTATCCCGAGCAGCTCATGGACGTCATCTACACGGAGTACTACATGCAGTAA
- a CDS encoding flagellar motor switch protein FliM: MSPSAHLAPVRRLVRRPVDGQDESGALPYDFKRPTKLSRDHVRALQMCYETYARRVTTLLTSGLRQLCQVNLVAIEHQSYEEYIATLPPTTILSVLDMGPLPGTALFEFSVPTALACVDYLLGGPGGEQPTRQLTDLESGLLRNLIEQMLSVLRYAVEPTIGLDPVLRSIEFNPQFVQAAGASDGVIVGSFQMRVGNQVCVSTLCIPFASLLPRLQVGKEGRAQTAAERNAQEQAAHQVRSALGNVPVEVALSFHPVQLTPEQIVRLEPGDVINLRHRVTTPLVVQSGGITFAHALAGRQGSRLAGLVVGNDRKNNP, from the coding sequence ATGTCTCCTTCGGCACATCTGGCGCCGGTTCGCAGGCTGGTCCGGCGACCCGTCGACGGTCAGGACGAGTCCGGGGCGCTGCCTTATGACTTCAAACGCCCGACCAAGCTGTCGCGCGATCACGTCCGGGCGCTGCAGATGTGCTACGAGACCTACGCCCGACGGGTCACCACGCTGCTCACCAGCGGCCTGCGCCAGCTCTGCCAGGTGAACCTGGTCGCGATCGAGCACCAGAGCTACGAGGAGTACATCGCCACCCTGCCGCCCACCACGATCCTGTCGGTGCTGGACATGGGGCCGTTGCCGGGCACCGCGCTGTTCGAATTCTCGGTGCCGACCGCGCTGGCCTGCGTGGACTACCTGCTGGGCGGCCCCGGTGGCGAGCAGCCGACCCGGCAGCTCACCGACCTCGAGAGCGGCCTGCTGCGCAACCTCATCGAGCAGATGCTGTCGGTGCTGCGCTACGCCGTCGAACCCACCATCGGCCTGGACCCGGTGCTGCGAAGCATCGAGTTCAACCCGCAATTCGTGCAGGCCGCGGGCGCCTCGGACGGCGTCATCGTCGGCTCCTTCCAGATGCGGGTCGGCAACCAGGTGTGCGTTTCGACGCTGTGCATCCCGTTCGCCTCGCTGCTACCGCGGCTTCAGGTCGGCAAGGAAGGCCGCGCCCAGACGGCCGCCGAGCGCAACGCCCAGGAGCAGGCCGCCCACCAGGTGCGGTCCGCGCTGGGCAACGTGCCGGTCGAGGTCGCGCTCAGCTTTCACCCGGTGCAACTGACTCCGGAGCAGATCGTCCGGCTCGAGCCCGGCGACGTGATCAACCTCCGGCACCGAGTCACCACCCCGCTGGTCGTGCAGTCCGGCGGCATCACCTTCGCCCACGCGCTCGCCGGACGGCAGGGCAGCCGGCTGGCCGGCCTGGTGGTCGGCAACGACAGGAAGAACAACCCGTGA
- the fliN gene encoding flagellar motor switch protein FliN, with protein sequence MTQTMATSDLARQAAQAALANLPISDPLQLGEPTSDLSQLRFDGVAVTARFTGSRSGDVLIAVERALTDALQNSPLGALDVSAALAPALAAAAAAAGPVLAGPGQPLESATALEALLGKPGAWVVPLLYQGAVRALVGIVVAVEPGPTTLNAPHYPSQEELRAGATATRPAPRTAIRNGLDLLRDVNMDVTAQIGSTRMTISELLALNEGAVVELDRAAGAPADLLVNGHLIARGEVVVIDENFALRITEIVSDETVPPLS encoded by the coding sequence GTGACCCAAACCATGGCAACGAGCGATCTCGCCCGCCAGGCGGCCCAGGCCGCGCTGGCCAACCTGCCGATCTCGGATCCGCTGCAGCTCGGCGAGCCGACCAGCGACCTCAGCCAGCTCCGGTTCGACGGCGTGGCGGTGACCGCGCGGTTCACCGGCAGCCGCAGCGGTGACGTGCTGATCGCGGTGGAGCGGGCACTGACCGACGCGCTGCAGAACTCCCCGCTCGGCGCGCTGGACGTCTCGGCCGCGCTGGCCCCGGCGCTGGCCGCCGCGGCAGCGGCCGCCGGTCCGGTGCTGGCCGGCCCCGGCCAGCCGTTGGAGTCGGCGACCGCGCTGGAAGCGCTGCTCGGCAAGCCCGGCGCCTGGGTGGTTCCGCTGCTGTACCAAGGCGCGGTGCGCGCCCTGGTCGGCATCGTGGTCGCCGTGGAGCCCGGTCCCACCACGCTGAACGCCCCGCACTACCCGAGCCAGGAAGAGCTTCGGGCCGGCGCCACGGCCACCCGGCCGGCGCCCAGGACCGCGATCCGCAACGGCCTTGACCTGCTGCGCGACGTCAACATGGACGTCACCGCCCAGATCGGCAGCACCCGCATGACGATCAGTGAACTGCTGGCCCTCAACGAGGGTGCGGTGGTCGAGCTGGACCGGGCCGCCGGCGCGCCCGCCGACCTGCTGGTCAACGGCCATCTGATCGCCCGCGGCGAGGTCGTGGTGATCGATGAGAACTTCGCGCTGCGGATCACCGAGATCGTCTCCGACGAGACGGTGCCCCCGCTGTCGTGA
- a CDS encoding flagellar biosynthetic protein FliO codes for MNTVAVIGRMLLALVLVLILMWCLARWARKPMGGKTDRVMTVLARQQLSRTSSVTVLRVMDRALVLGVTEQGVQLISETELSAVEEALATETGRGRAGSRKQLAESGTPDAEATDAPLEPSRQPADRRGVAALDGSVLSPKTWSQLVSAARELTVRR; via the coding sequence GTGAACACCGTTGCCGTCATTGGCCGGATGCTGCTCGCCCTGGTCCTCGTACTGATCCTGATGTGGTGCCTGGCACGCTGGGCCCGCAAGCCCATGGGCGGCAAGACCGATCGCGTCATGACGGTGCTGGCCAGGCAGCAGCTCAGCCGGACCTCCTCGGTCACCGTGCTGCGGGTGATGGACCGGGCACTGGTGCTCGGCGTCACCGAACAGGGCGTCCAGCTGATCAGCGAGACCGAGCTGTCCGCGGTCGAGGAGGCGCTGGCGACCGAGACCGGTCGCGGCCGCGCCGGCTCGCGCAAGCAATTGGCCGAGTCCGGGACGCCTGACGCCGAAGCCACCGACGCACCCCTCGAGCCGTCGCGCCAGCCGGCCGACCGGCGCGGCGTGGCCGCTCTGGACGGCTCGGTGCTCTCACCCAAGACCTGGAGCCAGCTGGTCAGCGCCGCCCGCGAGCTGACGGTCCGGCGATGA
- the fliP gene encoding flagellar type III secretion system pore protein FliP (The bacterial flagellar biogenesis protein FliP forms a type III secretion system (T3SS)-type pore required for flagellar assembly.), giving the protein MRRLLVLLTLAIGLLGAGLLAGAAQAGAAPMATGKHSTTAVTALGLPTLAPGGLTLVVPKLAPVGPEGPKGTINLDINPKPSTSVSVLVLLTLLSVAPSILLLMTCFTKIFVVLSLTRNALGLSGVPPNQVLAGLSLFLSLFIMSPVVKKVNDQGVQPYLNNTKSQSTAFKDGMAPIREFMLQHTRSEEIALMLRAGKLPNPATPDKLELTTLIPAFVLSELRSAMIIGFVVYIPFLIIDMVVSSSLMSLGMMMLPPVSVSLPFKLLLFVLVDGWGLIINALVTSYAT; this is encoded by the coding sequence ATGAGAAGGCTGCTGGTACTGCTGACGCTGGCCATCGGCCTGCTGGGCGCCGGGCTGCTGGCCGGCGCGGCGCAGGCCGGCGCCGCCCCGATGGCGACCGGCAAGCACAGCACCACGGCCGTCACCGCCCTCGGGCTGCCCACCCTGGCGCCCGGCGGCCTCACGCTGGTCGTCCCCAAGCTGGCCCCGGTCGGCCCGGAAGGCCCCAAGGGCACGATCAACCTCGACATCAACCCCAAGCCCAGCACCTCGGTCAGCGTCCTGGTGCTGCTGACGCTGCTGTCGGTCGCGCCGTCGATCCTGCTGCTGATGACCTGCTTCACCAAGATCTTCGTGGTGCTCAGCCTGACCCGCAACGCCCTCGGGCTGAGCGGGGTCCCGCCCAACCAGGTGCTCGCCGGGCTGTCGCTGTTCCTCAGCCTGTTCATCATGAGCCCGGTCGTGAAGAAGGTGAACGACCAGGGGGTTCAGCCCTACCTGAACAACACCAAGAGCCAGTCCACGGCGTTCAAGGACGGCATGGCGCCGATCCGGGAATTCATGTTGCAGCACACCCGGTCGGAGGAGATCGCGCTGATGTTGCGGGCGGGAAAGCTGCCCAACCCGGCGACGCCTGACAAGCTGGAGCTCACCACGCTGATACCGGCGTTCGTGCTCTCCGAGCTGCGCTCGGCGATGATCATCGGCTTCGTGGTCTACATCCCGTTCCTGATCATCGACATGGTCGTCTCGTCCTCGCTGATGTCGCTGGGCATGATGATGCTCCCGCCGGTCTCGGTGTCGCTGCCCTTCAAGCTGCTGCTGTTCGTGCTGGTGGACGGATGGGGCCTGATCATCAACGCCCTGGTCACCAGCTACGCCACTTAG
- the fliQ gene encoding flagellar biosynthesis protein FliQ yields MTDTAIVHLGLQSMLIAFQLAAPTLLTALLVGFGISLFQSATQIQEFTLSFVPKAIAVGIALLLSGSWMMHSMVTFTEQLFSQIPSLIG; encoded by the coding sequence GTGACTGACACCGCGATCGTGCACCTGGGCCTGCAGTCGATGCTGATCGCCTTTCAGCTCGCCGCGCCGACGCTGCTGACCGCGCTGCTGGTGGGCTTCGGCATCTCGCTGTTCCAGTCAGCGACCCAGATCCAGGAGTTCACGCTGTCCTTCGTGCCCAAGGCGATCGCGGTGGGCATCGCGCTGCTGCTGTCGGGTAGCTGGATGATGCATTCGATGGTCACCTTCACCGAGCAGCTGTTCAGCCAGATCCCCAGCCTGATCGGCTGA
- the fliR gene encoding flagellar biosynthetic protein FliR: MNIELSTASIVTVLLASIRITAWMAIAPPFATGGVPRRVRLMLAVGLSLAVSNTARAHAPAAELGPLFTSAIHQLLIGASLGFLTRLLFSAIEAAGALIDLTGGFSLAFAYDPLSASTTSVFGKFYGLLATTLIFATNAHLVILHGFLRTFTSLPLDATMSLAHLDQELVRGVTAMFVAALQIAGPLIAVLFLADVALGLLSRISPQLNVFQISFPLKIMLTLGLVGLTFSTMPRIVTELGNSAATLMMRIGTAG; encoded by the coding sequence ATGAACATCGAGCTGAGCACCGCGAGCATCGTCACGGTGCTGCTCGCCTCGATCCGGATCACCGCCTGGATGGCGATCGCGCCGCCGTTCGCGACCGGCGGGGTACCCCGGCGGGTGCGGCTGATGCTGGCTGTCGGACTGTCCCTGGCGGTGTCCAACACCGCCCGCGCGCACGCCCCGGCGGCCGAGCTCGGCCCGCTGTTCACCAGCGCCATCCACCAGTTGCTGATCGGGGCGTCGCTGGGGTTTCTCACCCGGCTGCTGTTCAGCGCGATCGAGGCGGCCGGCGCGCTGATCGACCTGACCGGCGGGTTCTCGCTGGCCTTCGCCTATGACCCGCTGTCGGCCTCGACGACCTCGGTCTTCGGCAAGTTCTACGGCCTGCTGGCGACCACCCTGATCTTTGCCACCAACGCTCATCTGGTCATCCTGCACGGCTTCCTGCGGACGTTCACCTCGCTGCCGCTGGACGCCACGATGTCGCTGGCCCACCTGGACCAGGAGCTGGTGCGCGGCGTGACGGCGATGTTCGTGGCCGCGCTGCAGATCGCCGGACCGCTGATCGCGGTGCTGTTCCTGGCCGACGTCGCGCTCGGCCTGCTCAGCCGGATCTCGCCGCAGCTCAACGTCTTTCAGATCAGCTTTCCGCTCAAGATCATGCTGACCCTGGGCCTGGTCGGGTTGACCTTCAGCACCATGCCGCGGATCGTCACCGAACTCGGCAACTCCGCCGCCACGCTGATGATGCGGATCGGCACGGCCGGCTGA
- a CDS encoding EscU/YscU/HrcU family type III secretion system export apparatus switch protein, producing MAGKPAGEKTEKATPRKLKKARRDGQVGHSPEVGSWLSVLAASFVMPAVASSLMDNARSCFVQIVSIINTPDIGRALAMTRKSLIDAVVGTAPLALLILLTSVASAASQGGIWVAPKLWAPKFSRMNPLNGFKRMFGPQGIWQLVKSLLKLAVLSAVTYYSVRDLVPALMSAGSLPLAVIIQTTMDAALRLIRLGAGAGLLMAFIDIAVVRKRNNKQLKMTKHEVKEEMKSSDGDPLLRGALRSRALAISRNRMMADIPTADVVILNPTHLAVALRYDPARGAPRVVAKGGDHVAARIRELAERSRVPMVQDVALARTLYQACEIGQEIPADLYQGVATVLAFVMRLKRRGSAAGTHRMQPA from the coding sequence ATGGCGGGCAAACCGGCGGGGGAGAAGACCGAGAAGGCCACTCCGCGCAAGCTGAAGAAGGCCCGCAGGGACGGCCAGGTCGGGCACAGCCCCGAGGTCGGCTCGTGGTTGAGCGTGCTCGCGGCGAGCTTCGTGATGCCGGCGGTGGCCAGTTCGTTGATGGACAACGCCCGCAGCTGCTTCGTCCAGATCGTCTCGATCATCAACACCCCGGACATCGGGCGGGCGCTGGCGATGACCCGCAAGTCCCTGATCGACGCGGTGGTGGGCACCGCGCCGCTGGCCCTGCTGATCCTGCTGACCTCGGTCGCCTCGGCCGCGTCGCAGGGTGGCATCTGGGTGGCGCCGAAGCTGTGGGCGCCTAAGTTCTCCCGGATGAACCCGCTCAACGGCTTCAAGCGGATGTTCGGCCCGCAGGGCATCTGGCAGCTGGTGAAGTCGCTGCTCAAGCTGGCGGTGCTCTCAGCGGTCACCTACTACTCGGTGCGCGACCTGGTGCCCGCGCTGATGTCAGCCGGCTCGCTGCCGCTGGCGGTGATCATCCAGACCACGATGGACGCGGCGCTGCGGCTGATCCGACTCGGCGCCGGCGCCGGCCTGCTGATGGCCTTCATCGACATCGCGGTCGTGCGCAAGCGCAACAACAAGCAGCTGAAGATGACCAAGCACGAGGTCAAGGAGGAGATGAAGAGCAGCGACGGTGACCCGTTGCTGCGCGGTGCGCTGCGCTCGCGGGCGCTGGCCATCAGCCGCAACCGGATGATGGCCGACATCCCGACCGCCGACGTGGTCATCCTCAACCCGACGCACCTCGCGGTGGCCCTGCGCTATGACCCGGCACGGGGCGCGCCACGAGTGGTGGCCAAGGGCGGCGACCACGTCGCGGCCAGGATCCGTGAGCTTGCCGAGCGCAGCCGGGTGCCGATGGTGCAGGACGTCGCGCTGGCCCGCACGCTCTACCAGGCCTGTGAGATCGGCCAGGAGATACCGGCGGACCTGTACCAGGGGGTGGCGACCGTGCTGGCGTTCGTGATGCGCCTCAAGCGGCGGGGCTCGGCGGCCGGCACCCACCGGATGCAACCGGCCTGA
- the flhA gene encoding flagellar biosynthesis protein FlhA, translated as MKPKRLSQLAVPIGVVAIILMMVVPVPAGVLDFLIALNITGALLIVLVSMYVERPLDFSSFPSLLLVATLFRLALNISATRAVLGDGYAGEVINAFGHFVIGGSLVIGLVIFAILLVVQFVVITNGAGRVAEVGARFTLDAMPGKQMAIDADLNSGLIDENEARRRRIEVASEADFYGSMDGASKFVKGDAIAAIIITVINLVGGITIGILSEHLPIGEAVAKYSLLSVGDGLVSQIPALLLSVATGLIVTRASGSSDLGTAVTAQLGSQQRAMQIAGGSALALCLVPGLPKLPFLLVGGGLLFLSRRIAATTKAEAEVLRGPAVAAAAPALDSPEAILDDLAVDPLELALSSDMITLVDGIGADLLDRVRALRRKLAMELGVVMPPVRTRDNFDLPASTYAIRLNGVEVARGQAPAGTVLAIGDGLENLPGTAGSEPVFGLAGKWIGTELRGQAELLGATVVDRSSVIITHLSEVVRTHASRLLGREEVAALTKSVRRSHPVVVEDLTPAMLSLGEIQRVLHALLEEGVSIRDLVRIFEALSLAAKAGTEPDRLVEAARLALAPAITAAQTVSGTLSVMMLDPRMQQSLLESVRPSDTGIQLLPGPELVEALVTDTARQYQLMLERGIRPVLVCAPQIRLPLRRLIASTAPDLPVLSYSEVSSNAAIVETVGVIANARTVGV; from the coding sequence GTGAAACCCAAACGGTTGAGTCAACTCGCGGTGCCGATCGGCGTCGTGGCGATCATCCTGATGATGGTCGTGCCGGTTCCCGCCGGAGTGCTCGACTTCCTGATCGCCCTGAACATCACCGGCGCGCTGCTGATCGTCCTGGTCAGCATGTACGTCGAGCGGCCCCTTGACTTCTCCAGCTTTCCCTCGCTGCTGCTGGTGGCGACCCTGTTCCGGCTGGCCCTCAACATCTCCGCCACCCGCGCAGTGCTCGGCGACGGCTACGCCGGCGAGGTGATCAACGCCTTCGGGCACTTCGTGATCGGTGGCTCACTGGTCATCGGCCTGGTGATCTTCGCGATCCTGCTGGTGGTCCAGTTCGTGGTCATCACCAACGGCGCAGGCCGGGTGGCCGAGGTCGGCGCCAGGTTCACCCTGGACGCGATGCCCGGCAAGCAGATGGCCATCGACGCCGACCTGAACTCGGGCCTGATCGACGAGAACGAGGCCCGCCGCCGCCGGATCGAGGTCGCCTCCGAGGCCGACTTCTACGGTTCGATGGACGGCGCGTCGAAGTTCGTCAAGGGCGACGCCATCGCCGCGATCATCATCACCGTGATCAACCTGGTCGGCGGCATCACGATTGGCATCCTGTCCGAGCACCTGCCGATCGGCGAGGCGGTCGCCAAGTACAGCCTGCTCAGCGTCGGTGACGGCCTGGTCTCCCAGATCCCGGCACTGCTGCTGTCGGTGGCGACCGGCCTGATCGTGACCCGGGCCAGCGGCTCCAGCGACCTCGGCACCGCGGTCACCGCGCAGCTGGGCAGCCAGCAACGGGCGATGCAGATCGCCGGCGGCTCCGCGCTGGCCCTGTGCCTGGTCCCCGGCCTGCCCAAGCTGCCGTTCCTGCTGGTCGGCGGCGGGCTGCTGTTCCTGTCGCGGCGGATCGCCGCGACCACCAAGGCCGAGGCAGAAGTGCTGCGGGGCCCGGCGGTCGCGGCCGCCGCTCCGGCGCTGGACAGCCCCGAGGCCATCCTCGACGATCTGGCGGTCGACCCGCTGGAGCTGGCGCTGTCCTCGGACATGATCACGCTGGTCGACGGGATCGGGGCCGACCTGCTGGACCGGGTCCGCGCGCTGCGCCGCAAGCTGGCGATGGAACTGGGCGTGGTGATGCCCCCGGTTCGCACCAGGGACAACTTCGACCTGCCCGCCTCGACCTATGCGATCCGGCTCAACGGCGTCGAGGTCGCGCGCGGCCAGGCGCCGGCCGGCACCGTGCTGGCGATCGGCGACGGCCTGGAGAACCTGCCCGGCACCGCCGGCTCCGAGCCGGTGTTCGGCCTGGCCGGCAAGTGGATCGGCACCGAGCTGCGCGGCCAGGCCGAGCTGCTCGGCGCCACGGTGGTGGACCGCTCGTCGGTGATCATCACCCACCTGTCCGAAGTGGTCCGCACCCACGCCAGCCGGCTGCTCGGCCGCGAGGAGGTCGCGGCGCTGACCAAGTCCGTCAGGCGCAGCCATCCGGTGGTCGTGGAGGACCTGACCCCGGCGATGTTGAGCCTGGGGGAGATCCAGCGGGTGCTGCATGCCCTGCTGGAAGAAGGCGTCTCGATCCGCGACCTGGTCCGGATCTTCGAAGCCCTGTCGCTGGCGGCCAAGGCCGGCACCGAGCCCGACCGGCTGGTCGAGGCCGCCAGGTTGGCGCTGGCGCCGGCGATCACGGCCGCGCAGACCGTCAGCGGCACCCTCTCGGTGATGATGCTGGACCCCCGGATGCAGCAGAGCCTGCTGGAATCGGTCCGGCCCTCCGACACCGGGATCCAGTTGCTGCCCGGCCCAGAGCTGGTCGAGGCGCTGGTCACCGACACGGCCCGCCAGTACCAGCTGATGCTCGAGCGGGGCATCCGTCCGGTGCTGGTGTGCGCGCCGCAGATCCGGCTGCCGCTACGCCGGCTGATCGCCTCGACCGCCCCGGACCTGCCGGTGCTGTCCTATTCCGAGGTTTCCAGCAATGCCGCAATCGTCGAGACGGTGGGGGTGATCGCCAATGCCAGAACCGTTGGTGTGTGA
- a CDS encoding DUF3152 domain-containing protein translates to MREKRHRHRQPGPGRSGRSWWRAFVGKWGWRAYAVPVLAVITAAVATVNVRDDHRPAQPPQAHEQLPTTTSAGPTPTAASRTAQPRETERASSTTPRPLRVGALPAGNRYTTQGSGTYHTVPGRGAVVGQGPLQLYAIEVEDGITGIDSAAFAAEVERTLADGLSWIRSGAVSLQRVDTADARWRISLTSSLTVRRLCGYEIKVETSCWAPEQSRVVINNARWVRGAPAYQGKLDVYRTYLINHEVGHALGHLHAHACLSNGLAPVMMQQTIGTKSVTGQLCHPNPHPYPVGVADAPGKEEPDTPQNDQFTLAGG, encoded by the coding sequence ATGAGGGAGAAAAGGCACCGCCATCGGCAGCCCGGACCGGGCCGCTCGGGGCGTTCCTGGTGGCGGGCATTCGTCGGTAAGTGGGGCTGGCGGGCCTACGCCGTTCCGGTGCTCGCGGTGATCACCGCCGCCGTCGCCACCGTCAACGTTCGCGACGACCATCGCCCCGCTCAACCTCCGCAGGCCCACGAGCAGCTGCCCACCACGACGAGTGCCGGTCCGACACCCACGGCTGCCAGCCGAACCGCGCAGCCCCGCGAGACCGAACGCGCTTCCTCCACCACGCCCCGACCGCTCAGAGTGGGCGCCTTACCCGCTGGCAACCGGTACACCACCCAGGGGTCCGGCACCTACCACACGGTGCCAGGGCGCGGCGCCGTCGTCGGCCAGGGTCCGCTGCAGCTGTACGCGATCGAGGTCGAGGACGGGATCACCGGCATCGACAGCGCGGCGTTCGCCGCCGAAGTCGAGCGCACGCTGGCAGATGGCTTGAGCTGGATTCGCAGCGGCGCCGTCTCGCTGCAGCGGGTGGACACCGCCGACGCGCGGTGGCGGATCTCGCTGACCTCGTCGCTGACCGTGCGCCGGCTATGCGGTTATGAGATCAAGGTCGAAACCTCGTGCTGGGCGCCGGAGCAGTCCCGGGTCGTCATCAACAACGCTCGCTGGGTCCGCGGCGCGCCGGCCTACCAGGGCAAGCTCGACGTCTATCGCACCTACCTGATCAACCACGAGGTGGGTCACGCGCTGGGCCACCTGCACGCCCACGCCTGCCTGAGCAACGGCCTCGCCCCGGTCATGATGCAGCAAACCATCGGCACCAAGTCGGTGACCGGACAGCTCTGCCACCCCAACCCGCATCCGTACCCGGTAGGCGTCGCCGACGCTCCCGGCAAGGAGGAACCCGACACCCCCCAGAACGACCAGTTCACCCTGGCCGGGGGTTAG